The Acanthochromis polyacanthus isolate Apoly-LR-REF ecotype Palm Island chromosome 16, KAUST_Apoly_ChrSc, whole genome shotgun sequence genome segment CAATATTTATAAAATCTATAGCTCACTCAGAGGCAACCTATCAGCCAGTCATGAATTTCCTTTCCATACATTAACAAATAGACTTAAACATCTTATTTCCCAATCAGTCATTTTAAGTAGAACTAGTGTTTTATTCAGCAAACcagcagaaaatatgtttccGGGAAAGTTTCTGACTTTCCCTTAAAGTTCAAATCACTCAGTCTGTTGCAACCGCATGTCCTTGACAAATGACTGTGCGGTAATGAGTCTTTGTTTACACAAGAAGTAATGATTAGATCGGGGGATTCTTCTCCCCTCGTGACAGTAATTTGTAAATGAACACTGCTGGATCTGATAAAACTTATTCAACGAGAAAACAGCAGTGAGTTTGACTCATTTTACTGAACACCATGTGCATAAACAGGAAAAGATGTCTACAGGTCtatttgttttggtgcagcatTTCCTTCGTGATGTTTAATTCTGTCCTCGTTTTCTTTTCTAGTGATGAAGTCCTGGTGTGTTCTCACTCTTCTCTGCCTGACATGTTTCTGTCATGGCACTCTTTCCTGCCCGGCTTCTTGCAAATGCTACACCAAAAGAGCCGAGGTGGTTTGTAACGAGGTTCCCCTGACGGAGTACCCCTCTGAGGGTCTCCTGAAGAACACCACCCTGCTGACAATCCAGTTCACAAACATCACCTCCATCTCGGAGCAGCATCTGAACACCACACCGCTGCTGCAAGGCCTCCATCTGTACAGCAACCACCTGATGAGCCTTTCCCCACACCTGCTCAGGGGCGTCCCTCACCTCAACACTATAGATCTCACAGGAAACAGGCTGACTGATCTGCCCGCAGATGTTTTCAGCTACGCTCCACTCCAAAGCTTGGTACTGAAGAACAATCAGATTAAAAAAGCTGATGCAGATTGGTTTCATGGTAACAGCAACCTCACCTGGCTGGATTTATCTGGAAACCAGTTAACAAAGATCCCCACTGCTTTGCTCCAGAAGCTGCCCCACCTGGACAATCTCGACTTCGCCAACAACCAGCTGGAGCAGATATCAGCAAACTCTCTGGACTCGCTGAGCAAACTGGAGAGGCTAAACCTGCAGAACAACAAGCTGCATACTCTTGATGCGTCTGTATTCCACAACACAAGAAACCTCACCTCTTTGTTCCTCACTGGGAACAAGCTCAGCAAACTCCCCCAAAACCTTTTTCAGGGGCTGACTCAGCTCAGACACCTGAGTCTGGATGACAACCAGCTGACTCACATCCCTACAGGT includes the following:
- the si:dkey-90m5.4 gene encoding leucine-rich alpha-2-glycoprotein; translated protein: MKSWCVLTLLCLTCFCHGTLSCPASCKCYTKRAEVVCNEVPLTEYPSEGLLKNTTLLTIQFTNITSISEQHLNTTPLLQGLHLYSNHLMSLSPHLLRGVPHLNTIDLTGNRLTDLPADVFSYAPLQSLVLKNNQIKKADADWFHGNSNLTWLDLSGNQLTKIPTALLQKLPHLDNLDFANNQLEQISANSLDSLSKLERLNLQNNKLHTLDASVFHNTRNLTSLFLTGNKLSKLPQNLFQGLTQLRHLSLDDNQLTHIPTGLLDPLNSLDEEGLDLTVNPFLCDGKIEYLWRWLQKNKKKVFLPETITCAGPESLTGRPVTSLTESELKIQS